A region of Nocardioides alkalitolerans DNA encodes the following proteins:
- a CDS encoding ABC transporter permease subunit, with protein MKWLSQNYPQVVELFLTHLALSVPAIVASFLIAVPLGWSAQHGRGLRGPVLVGVGLLYAIPSLPLFIIVPVLIGTPLRSSSTMIVVLTVYGVAVLVRSAADAFASVPAATLDAAAAVGHTRWSSFWRVELPLAGPVLLAGVRVITVSTVSLVSVGAVIGIQSLGTLFTDGFQRGIRFEVVTGIVLIVALAVLLDGLVVLAGRLLMPWTRGGRAGRGGRAGRVGRGGRGARVVRRGDDAPVLAEPRLAGAAQAEEGPR; from the coding sequence GTGAAGTGGCTGTCGCAGAACTACCCCCAGGTCGTCGAGCTCTTCCTCACGCACCTGGCGCTCAGCGTGCCGGCGATCGTCGCGAGCTTCCTCATCGCGGTGCCGCTGGGCTGGTCGGCGCAGCACGGTCGGGGCCTGCGCGGGCCGGTGCTGGTCGGGGTGGGCCTGCTCTACGCGATCCCGTCGCTGCCGCTCTTCATCATCGTGCCGGTGCTCATCGGCACGCCGTTGCGCTCCTCGTCGACGATGATCGTGGTGCTGACGGTGTACGGCGTCGCCGTGCTCGTCCGCTCGGCCGCCGACGCGTTCGCCTCCGTGCCCGCCGCGACCCTCGACGCCGCAGCCGCCGTCGGCCACACCCGGTGGTCGTCGTTCTGGCGGGTCGAGCTCCCGCTCGCCGGACCGGTGCTGCTCGCCGGCGTGCGGGTCATCACGGTGAGCACCGTCAGCCTGGTGAGCGTCGGCGCCGTGATCGGCATCCAGAGCCTCGGCACGCTGTTCACCGACGGGTTCCAGCGGGGGATCCGCTTCGAGGTGGTCACCGGGATCGTGCTCATCGTCGCGCTCGCGGTGCTGCTCGACGGTCTCGTCGTGCTGGCCGGCCGGCTGCTCATGCCGTGGACGCGGGGTGGCCGGGCTGGCCGGGGTGGCCGGGCTGGCCGGGTTGGCCGGGGTGGCCGGGGTGCTCGTGTCGTGCGGCGCGGCGATGACGCCCCGGTGCTCGCGGAGCCTCGGCTCGCGGGTGCGGCGCAGGCCGAGGAGGGACCGCGGTGA
- a CDS encoding thiolase family protein has translation MSIDSQKIVLVDGARTPVGSFGGVFKDVPAHELGAQATTAALQRAGVDGGDVQEVVMGCIGQVGPDAYNARRVAVTAGLPKNVPAYTVNRLCGSGLQAIWSAAMEMRWNDLDLTVAGGDESMTRMPFYDFGARNGYKLGSRELVDGTVMMLTDPFGGIHMGVTAENVAAKYGVSRAEQDEFALESQRRAATDAAKAAFAEEIVAVEVGGRRPFTVETDEHPKPATTLETLAGLRPAFTKDGTVTAGNASGINDGAAAVVLASERAVAERGLTGLVSLEAVTTGAMEPELMGYAPVLALKALFEKTGTTPGDIDVVECNEAFAAQAVAVIRDAKLDPAKVNPYGGAIALGHPVGATGAILSLRVAKELHRSDKELGIVTMCIGGGQALAALFRRI, from the coding sequence ATGAGCATTGATTCCCAGAAGATCGTCCTCGTCGACGGTGCGCGCACCCCGGTCGGCAGCTTCGGCGGCGTGTTCAAGGACGTCCCGGCCCACGAGCTCGGCGCGCAGGCGACCACCGCCGCGCTGCAGCGGGCCGGCGTGGACGGCGGGGACGTGCAGGAAGTCGTCATGGGCTGCATCGGCCAGGTCGGCCCGGACGCCTACAACGCCCGCCGGGTCGCGGTCACCGCGGGCCTGCCGAAGAACGTCCCGGCCTACACCGTCAACCGGCTCTGCGGCTCCGGCCTGCAGGCCATCTGGTCCGCCGCGATGGAGATGCGCTGGAACGACCTCGACCTCACCGTGGCCGGCGGGGACGAGTCGATGACCCGCATGCCGTTCTACGACTTCGGCGCCCGCAACGGCTACAAGCTCGGCAGCCGCGAGCTCGTCGACGGCACCGTCATGATGCTCACCGACCCCTTCGGCGGCATCCACATGGGCGTCACCGCCGAGAACGTCGCCGCCAAGTACGGCGTCTCCCGCGCCGAGCAGGACGAGTTCGCACTCGAGTCCCAGCGCCGCGCCGCCACCGACGCCGCGAAGGCCGCGTTCGCCGAGGAGATCGTCGCCGTCGAGGTCGGCGGGCGTCGCCCGTTCACCGTCGAGACCGACGAGCACCCCAAGCCCGCCACCACCCTGGAGACCCTCGCCGGGCTCCGCCCGGCGTTCACGAAGGACGGCACCGTCACCGCCGGCAACGCCTCGGGCATCAACGACGGCGCCGCCGCCGTCGTGCTCGCCTCCGAGCGGGCCGTCGCGGAGCGGGGCCTCACCGGGCTGGTGAGCCTGGAGGCCGTCACCACCGGCGCGATGGAGCCCGAGCTCATGGGCTATGCGCCCGTGCTCGCCCTCAAGGCGCTGTTCGAGAAGACCGGCACCACCCCCGGCGACATCGACGTCGTCGAGTGCAACGAGGCCTTCGCCGCCCAAGCCGTCGCCGTCATCCGCGACGCGAAGCTCGACCCCGCCAAGGTCAACCCCTACGGCGGCGCCATCGCGCTCGGCCACCCCGTCGGCGCGACCGGCGCGATCCTCTCGCTGCGCGTGGCCAAGGAGCTCCACCGCTCCGACAAGGAGCTCGGCATCGTCACCATGTGCATCGGCGGCGGCCAGGCCCTCGCCGCCCTCTTCCGCCGCATCTGA
- a CDS encoding ABC transporter permease subunit: protein MNLFADAWRWLATGSNWTGDGGAATRLVEHLLVSGLVVGIAAIIAVPLGVLVGHTGRGRTVVVLAASTARAVPTLGLLTLVALATGIGLTGPVVALVVLAVPSLLAGAYAGVESVDRVTIDAARAVGMTEAQIVRRVELPLAAPLLVGGLRSATLQVVATSTLAAYTADVGLGRLLFAGLKAREYDVMLASALLVVALALVLEGVLALLQHLVTPRTTARAGNAHPISTVPEQSPTERTS from the coding sequence GTGAACCTCTTCGCCGACGCATGGCGCTGGCTCGCGACCGGCAGCAACTGGACGGGTGACGGCGGCGCCGCGACGCGTCTCGTCGAGCACCTCCTCGTCTCCGGCCTCGTGGTCGGGATCGCCGCGATCATCGCCGTACCGCTCGGCGTGCTCGTCGGCCACACCGGCCGCGGACGCACAGTGGTCGTGCTCGCCGCGAGCACGGCGCGCGCCGTCCCGACGCTCGGCCTGCTCACCCTCGTCGCCCTCGCGACGGGCATCGGCCTCACCGGCCCCGTCGTCGCGCTCGTCGTGCTCGCCGTCCCGTCGCTGCTGGCCGGCGCCTACGCGGGTGTCGAGTCCGTCGACCGCGTCACGATCGACGCCGCCCGCGCCGTCGGCATGACGGAGGCACAGATCGTGCGCCGCGTCGAGCTGCCGCTCGCGGCTCCGCTGCTGGTCGGCGGCCTGCGCAGCGCGACGCTGCAGGTCGTGGCCACGTCGACGCTCGCGGCGTACACCGCCGACGTCGGCCTCGGCCGGCTCCTCTTCGCGGGGTTGAAGGCGCGGGAGTACGACGTCATGCTCGCCTCCGCGCTCCTCGTCGTCGCCCTCGCACTCGTGCTCGAGGGCGTGCTCGCCCTCCTGCAGCACCTCGTCACCCCGCGCACCACCGCCCGCGCGGGGAATGCGCACCCGATCTCCACCGTTCCCGAGCAGAGCCCCACCGAGAGGACGTCATGA
- a CDS encoding oxygenase MpaB family protein: protein MDRHYWQRRHDTMDPETAYVEIYRDLSQTEFWWDMVQALSFALFRTYAVPSIGELLDATGEFTDRRQQRYDDTVLLLDAPLVHGFDSPEGRTAVRRINQMHRAYDISNDDMRYVLSTFVVVPKRWIDDVGRRPLSDVELRASVNYYRALGRHMAIRAVPATYDEFADLMDSYEAEHFAPSPGSRRVADALVELATTFYPRPLAGGVRRFVIGMLDEPLRTALGYDDPGPVVRHGARAALRARARVLRALPPRRRPQLARDLPRIRSYPGGFDLADLGTFPARPGGCPVPH, encoded by the coding sequence ATGGACAGGCACTACTGGCAGCGGCGGCACGACACGATGGACCCCGAGACGGCGTACGTCGAGATCTACCGCGACCTCAGCCAGACCGAGTTCTGGTGGGACATGGTGCAGGCGCTCAGCTTCGCCCTGTTCCGCACCTACGCGGTGCCCAGCATCGGCGAGCTGCTCGACGCCACGGGCGAGTTCACCGACCGCCGCCAGCAGCGCTACGACGACACGGTGCTCCTGCTCGACGCGCCCCTCGTGCACGGCTTCGACAGTCCCGAGGGCCGCACGGCGGTGCGGCGGATCAACCAGATGCACCGCGCCTACGACATCAGCAACGACGACATGCGCTACGTGCTGTCGACGTTCGTCGTCGTGCCGAAACGGTGGATCGACGACGTCGGCCGCCGCCCGCTCTCCGACGTCGAGCTGCGGGCGAGCGTCAACTACTACCGCGCCCTCGGGCGCCACATGGCGATCCGCGCCGTGCCCGCGACGTACGACGAGTTCGCCGACCTCATGGACTCCTACGAGGCCGAGCACTTCGCCCCCTCCCCCGGCTCGCGGCGCGTGGCGGACGCGCTCGTCGAGCTGGCGACGACGTTCTACCCGCGCCCCCTCGCCGGCGGCGTGCGGCGCTTCGTGATCGGGATGCTCGACGAGCCGCTGCGCACGGCGCTGGGCTACGACGACCCCGGCCCCGTCGTGCGTCACGGCGCGCGGGCGGCGCTCCGGGCGCGGGCGCGCGTGCTGCGGGCCCTGCCCCCGCGGCGCCGGCCGCAGCTCGCGCGCGACCTGCCGCGGATCCGCAGCTACCCCGGCGGCTTCGACCTCGCCGACCTCGGCACCTTCCCCGCCCGCCCCGGCGGCTGCCCCGTCCCCCACTGA
- a CDS encoding DUF4333 domain-containing protein, whose translation MRRRIAGTVTTLAGLALLAGCSDEIPDFTAAQVADAVAEQIGRSAAAPPSPISCGGLEPEVDARTTCTYVLGDRTQDADVVVSAVDGTEVEFRVDPTRTYLTTTQLTPLVTQELTDEGSTGEVTCLDDLDLELGIRVYCTQTTDAGPVDLAVTARSGATDPVSLQIALDDRDASQNGQ comes from the coding sequence ATGCGTCGACGGATCGCCGGGACGGTCACCACGCTGGCGGGGCTCGCCCTGCTCGCCGGCTGCAGCGACGAGATCCCCGACTTCACCGCGGCCCAGGTCGCGGACGCGGTGGCCGAGCAGATCGGCCGGTCGGCGGCCGCCCCGCCCTCGCCGATCTCGTGCGGCGGGCTCGAGCCCGAGGTGGACGCCCGCACGACGTGCACCTACGTGCTCGGCGACCGCACCCAGGACGCCGACGTCGTGGTGTCGGCCGTCGACGGCACCGAGGTGGAGTTCCGCGTCGACCCGACGCGCACCTACCTGACGACCACGCAGCTCACGCCGCTGGTGACGCAGGAGCTGACGGACGAGGGCAGCACGGGCGAGGTGACCTGCCTCGACGACCTCGACCTCGAGCTGGGGATCCGCGTCTACTGCACGCAGACGACCGACGCTGGCCCCGTCGACCTCGCTGTCACCGCGCGCAGCGGGGCCACCGACCCGGTGAGCCTGCAGATCGCCCTGGACGACCGCGACGCGAGCCAGAACGGGCAGTGA
- a CDS encoding ABC transporter substrate-binding protein: MTPTLRRRLSAALALVPALALASACGGGDDSDPLSAGGGDGDTIVVGSQDYYSNEIIAEIYAQALEDGGYDVTRDFRNGQRETYLPEIEEGNIDLFPEYTGPVLQYWEPDTEARLADDVYAALEEAVPDGLRVLDQSDATDQDAYVVTREFSEEYGVTSAADLADVPVPLTLGANSEAETRPNGPQGLSGTYGVDVDFAPIEDGGGPLTVQALKDDDIQIAIIYTATPSIAQEDLVVLDDPEGLFLASNVVPLASDNVDDEAAAIINEVNAKLTADGLRELNVQSVEDQSPASTIAKEWLEEQGLV; this comes from the coding sequence ATGACCCCCACCCTGCGCCGCCGCCTGAGCGCGGCCCTCGCCCTCGTCCCCGCCCTGGCGCTCGCCTCGGCGTGCGGCGGCGGCGACGACTCCGACCCGCTGTCCGCCGGAGGCGGTGACGGCGACACGATCGTCGTCGGGTCCCAGGACTACTACTCCAACGAGATCATCGCCGAGATCTACGCGCAGGCGCTGGAGGACGGCGGCTACGACGTCACCCGCGACTTCCGCAACGGGCAGCGCGAGACCTACCTCCCCGAGATCGAGGAGGGCAACATCGACCTCTTCCCCGAGTACACCGGCCCGGTGCTGCAGTACTGGGAGCCCGACACCGAGGCGCGCCTCGCCGACGACGTCTACGCCGCGCTCGAGGAGGCCGTGCCCGACGGGCTCCGCGTGCTCGACCAGTCCGACGCGACCGACCAGGACGCCTACGTGGTGACGCGGGAGTTCTCGGAGGAGTACGGAGTGACCTCCGCCGCCGACCTCGCCGACGTCCCCGTGCCGCTCACCCTCGGCGCGAACTCCGAGGCCGAGACCCGTCCCAACGGCCCGCAGGGGCTGTCGGGCACCTACGGCGTCGACGTGGACTTCGCCCCCATCGAGGACGGCGGCGGCCCCCTCACTGTGCAAGCGCTGAAGGACGACGACATCCAGATCGCGATCATCTACACCGCGACGCCGTCGATCGCGCAGGAGGACCTCGTCGTGCTCGACGACCCCGAGGGCCTCTTCCTCGCGTCCAACGTCGTCCCGCTCGCCAGCGACAACGTCGACGACGAGGCGGCCGCGATCATCAACGAGGTCAACGCCAAGCTGACCGCCGACGGTCTGCGTGAGCTCAACGTGCAGAGCGTCGAGGACCAGTCGCCGGCGTCGACGATCGCCAAGGAGTGGCTCGAGGAGCAGGGCCTGGTCTGA
- a CDS encoding DUF222 domain-containing protein, with product MATAVLADDGRTGLGWLSAPQTGIALVDAHRLAARASALVAVLVQHAEAVELHQTNGASTAAVWLANATATTRRDAYRLARIGEATAGRCATHLAPACEAGAVNTEQADVIIKALDALPDELPAELRLQAEETLVGFAADHDARALRALGKKILTVIAPDIGEAHEAALLEREEREARAASRLSMVSDGHGKVHGRFTLPELHGAMLRKALDAYAAPKHLNTNDDPDQRFQAGRPTPERYGQAFQELLEMLDQKDLPTTGGTGATVVVTMTLESLLGGLASASLDTGGQISASEARRLACEAGIIPAVLGTTSEVLDLGRTARFHTRAMRTAMAIRDGGCVAEGCNRPPHQTHAHHLTPWSAGDHTNVDDGCLLCDQHHQQIHDPLYLVERLGTGKLRFTRRE from the coding sequence GTGGCCACGGCCGTTCTCGCGGACGATGGGCGGACCGGGCTTGGGTGGCTGAGTGCGCCGCAGACCGGGATCGCCCTGGTCGACGCGCACCGGCTCGCCGCGCGCGCGTCGGCGCTGGTGGCCGTGTTGGTGCAGCACGCCGAGGCGGTCGAGCTCCACCAGACGAACGGCGCCTCCACGGCCGCGGTCTGGCTGGCCAACGCGACCGCCACGACCCGGCGCGACGCCTACCGTCTGGCCCGCATCGGCGAGGCCACGGCGGGCCGCTGTGCCACCCACCTCGCCCCAGCCTGCGAGGCCGGAGCGGTCAACACCGAACAGGCCGACGTCATCATCAAGGCCCTCGACGCACTCCCCGACGAACTACCGGCCGAGCTGCGGCTGCAGGCCGAGGAGACGCTGGTCGGGTTCGCCGCCGACCACGACGCCCGCGCCCTCCGAGCCCTGGGCAAGAAGATCCTCACCGTCATCGCCCCCGACATCGGCGAAGCACACGAGGCCGCGCTGCTCGAACGGGAGGAACGCGAGGCCCGCGCGGCCTCCCGGCTCAGCATGGTCTCCGACGGCCACGGCAAGGTCCACGGACGCTTCACGCTGCCCGAGCTCCACGGCGCGATGCTCCGCAAAGCACTCGACGCCTACGCCGCACCGAAGCACCTCAACACCAACGACGACCCCGACCAGCGCTTCCAGGCAGGACGGCCGACGCCGGAACGCTACGGACAGGCCTTCCAAGAGCTGCTCGAGATGCTCGACCAGAAAGACCTGCCCACCACAGGCGGAACCGGAGCCACCGTCGTCGTCACCATGACGCTGGAGTCGCTCCTCGGCGGACTCGCATCGGCCTCCCTCGACACCGGCGGCCAGATCAGTGCCTCTGAGGCGCGACGCCTCGCCTGCGAGGCCGGGATCATCCCCGCCGTCCTCGGCACCACGTCCGAGGTCCTCGACCTCGGCCGCACCGCCCGCTTCCACACCCGAGCCATGCGCACCGCGATGGCCATCCGCGACGGTGGCTGCGTCGCCGAGGGCTGCAACCGTCCACCCCACCAGACCCACGCCCACCACCTCACCCCATGGTCAGCCGGCGACCACACCAACGTCGACGACGGCTGCCTCCTCTGCGACCAACACCACCAGCAGATCCACGACCCGCTCTACCTCGTCGAACGACTCGGCACCGGCAAGCTCCGCTTCACCCGCCGCGAGTGA
- a CDS encoding ATP-binding cassette domain-containing protein — MIEFRSVRKEYADGTVAVGDLSLVVPERSTTVLLGSSGCGKTTLLRMVNRMVDPTSGTVLVDGRDVKEQDRVRLRRSIGYVLQAGGLMPHRSVLDNVATVPRLEGATRRAAHARAAELLEVVGLDPALGRRYPGQLSGGQQQRVGVARALGADPDVLLMDEPFGAVDPIVRADLQAELRRLQAELGKTVLFVTHDVDEALRLGDEVVVLRAGGVVAQRGTPGELVAAPADDFVADFLGLRSRQRQLSVREQDGRRLVVDADGRPVGVLNGSLDGSLDGSLDGEVPGA; from the coding sequence TTGATCGAGTTCCGTTCGGTCCGCAAGGAGTACGCCGACGGCACGGTCGCCGTCGGTGACCTGAGCCTCGTCGTCCCCGAGCGCAGCACCACGGTGCTGCTCGGGTCGTCCGGGTGTGGCAAGACGACCCTGCTGCGGATGGTGAACCGCATGGTCGACCCCACGTCGGGCACCGTCCTCGTCGACGGCCGTGACGTGAAGGAGCAGGACCGTGTGCGGCTGCGGCGGTCGATCGGCTACGTGCTGCAGGCCGGCGGGCTCATGCCTCACCGCAGCGTGCTCGACAACGTGGCCACGGTGCCGCGGCTCGAGGGGGCGACCCGGCGGGCCGCCCACGCCCGGGCCGCGGAGCTGCTCGAGGTCGTCGGGCTCGACCCGGCGCTCGGGCGGCGGTATCCGGGGCAGCTCTCGGGCGGCCAGCAGCAGCGCGTTGGCGTGGCCCGTGCCCTGGGGGCGGACCCCGACGTGCTGCTCATGGACGAGCCGTTCGGCGCCGTCGACCCCATCGTGCGCGCCGACCTCCAGGCCGAGCTGCGCCGGCTGCAGGCCGAGCTCGGCAAGACGGTGCTCTTCGTGACCCACGACGTCGACGAGGCGCTGCGGCTCGGCGACGAGGTCGTGGTGCTGCGCGCCGGCGGCGTCGTCGCCCAGCGGGGCACGCCGGGCGAGCTCGTGGCCGCGCCCGCCGACGACTTCGTGGCGGACTTCCTGGGTCTGCGCAGCCGGCAGCGACAGCTGAGCGTGCGGGAGCAGGACGGGCGGCGCCTCGTGGTCGACGCCGACGGCCGGCCGGTCGGTGTGCTCAACGGGTCGCTCGACGGGTCGCTCGACGGGTCGCTCGACGGGGAGGTCCCCGGCGCGTGA